From one Poseidonibacter antarcticus genomic stretch:
- a CDS encoding tetratricopeptide repeat protein encodes MNKYILSFLITSSLALAQEVSVFGAGDLNSKNPYGLNSSEKYILKNQKKLNTLTSKVSDVKLLIDSLNKRIEGLESIYEGDSSKLNSTVLKMNELMQKVDLSSDIVSKNSNDTEEIKNVSEQLLNMKEETDKEVKRSISTLKQAVSKLSKLVNKINSQYISESELKSNMNQFVTKSEFEALKKAVGVKSTPIVQTSSTQVKEKKEVVTKTKDLSAADRKNLSLSAKEDYNKKYFTSAIPKFEQLVSLNYKPAEGNYYLGEMWYVRKKYDLAISHFKKSAILYDQAAYMPTLLLHSAISFEKTKDKENAKSFYSTLIDLYPNSSESKIAKKNLSKL; translated from the coding sequence ATGAATAAATATATTTTATCTTTTTTAATCACTAGTTCATTAGCTTTAGCCCAAGAGGTTTCAGTTTTTGGGGCTGGTGATTTGAATTCAAAAAATCCTTATGGATTAAACTCTTCTGAAAAGTATATTCTTAAGAATCAAAAGAAGTTAAATACATTAACTTCAAAAGTTAGTGATGTAAAGTTATTAATTGATTCATTAAATAAAAGAATAGAAGGTTTAGAATCTATTTACGAAGGCGATTCATCTAAGTTAAACTCTACAGTTTTAAAAATGAATGAGTTAATGCAAAAAGTTGATTTGTCTTCAGATATTGTTTCTAAGAATAGTAACGATACAGAAGAGATTAAGAATGTTTCAGAGCAACTTTTAAATATGAAAGAAGAAACTGATAAAGAAGTTAAAAGAAGTATCAGTACTTTAAAACAAGCAGTTTCTAAACTTTCTAAATTAGTTAATAAAATTAATTCTCAATACATTTCAGAAAGTGAATTAAAAAGTAATATGAATCAATTTGTTACTAAAAGTGAGTTTGAAGCTTTAAAAAAAGCAGTAGGTGTTAAATCTACTCCTATTGTACAAACTTCTTCTACTCAAGTAAAAGAAAAAAAAGAAGTTGTAACAAAAACAAAAGATTTAAGTGCAGCAGATAGAAAGAACTTATCTCTAAGTGCAAAAGAAGATTATAATAAAAAATATTTTACAAGTGCAATTCCAAAGTTTGAACAACTTGTATCATTAAATTATAAACCAGCTGAAGGTAATTATTATCTTGGTGAAATGTGGTATGTAAGAAAGAAATATGACCTTGCAATAAGTCATTTTAAAAAATCTGCTATTCTTTATGATCAAGCAGCTTATATGCCTACATTATTATTGCACAGTGCTATTTCATTTGAAAAAACAAAAGATAAAGAAAATGCAAAAAGTTTTTATAGTACTTTAATAGATCTTTATCCAAATTCATCTGAGTCAAAAATAGCTAAGAAAAATTTATCAAAATTATAA
- a CDS encoding phosphomannomutase/phosphoglucomutase — translation MSKSIFREYDIRGIFQKELNENIVKKIGYYFAKELIKKVPNASFISVGYDARLHSIELKNWLASGINHAGLKVLDMGMVPTPVNYFSNFVDFNGLSSNGSIMITGSHNPPEYNGFKITINKNPFFGEQIYSMGRDILKDDSTIPDNNTTILINAKERYIDYIVNHFKDLKLEGKKFVFDCGNGVAGVVLREILDKLNIKHHILFEQPDGNFPNHHPDPSDESTLVDIKKELSTGKFDFGFAYDGDADRIALLSKKNNFKGDILAIFFSKFIENPVVIGEVKCSQVMYDTINTYGKAIMYKTGHSNLKVKIKELNASFAAEVSGHLFFNDRYFGYDDAIYATFRALELIDKNFDFDSEYDALPKVYSTPEINIKVTEDTKFKIIDDLKVALQNPPRYFEPIKDIIEVDGVRVIFDKGWGLIRASNTTPKLVTRFEADTQAQAKIYQEILMKLLSSIGEN, via the coding sequence ATGAGCAAATCTATTTTTAGAGAGTATGATATACGAGGAATATTCCAAAAAGAGTTAAATGAAAACATTGTGAAAAAAATTGGTTATTATTTTGCTAAAGAATTAATCAAAAAAGTTCCTAATGCTTCATTTATTTCAGTTGGATATGATGCGAGACTTCATTCCATAGAACTTAAAAACTGGTTAGCTTCAGGAATTAATCATGCAGGACTAAAAGTACTTGATATGGGAATGGTTCCAACACCTGTAAACTATTTTTCTAATTTTGTAGATTTTAATGGATTATCTTCAAATGGTTCTATTATGATTACAGGTTCACATAATCCACCTGAATATAATGGATTTAAAATTACTATAAATAAAAATCCATTTTTTGGTGAGCAAATATACTCTATGGGAAGAGATATTTTAAAAGATGATTCTACTATTCCTGATAATAACACAACAATTTTAATTAATGCAAAAGAAAGATATATCGACTATATTGTAAATCATTTCAAAGATTTAAAACTAGAAGGCAAAAAATTTGTTTTTGATTGTGGAAATGGAGTTGCAGGTGTAGTTCTTCGTGAGATACTTGATAAATTAAATATCAAACATCATATACTTTTTGAACAACCAGATGGAAACTTTCCAAATCATCATCCAGACCCAAGTGATGAATCAACACTAGTAGATATTAAAAAAGAGCTCTCAACAGGCAAATTTGATTTTGGTTTTGCTTATGATGGAGATGCAGATAGAATTGCCCTACTTTCAAAAAAGAACAACTTTAAAGGTGATATATTAGCTATATTCTTTTCAAAGTTTATAGAAAATCCTGTAGTTATTGGAGAAGTAAAATGTTCTCAAGTTATGTATGATACTATCAATACTTATGGTAAAGCTATTATGTATAAAACAGGTCACTCAAACTTAAAAGTAAAAATCAAAGAATTAAATGCTTCATTCGCAGCAGAAGTATCAGGTCATTTATTTTTTAATGATAGATATTTTGGATATGATGATGCTATTTATGCTACATTTAGAGCCTTAGAATTAATAGATAAAAACTTTGATTTTGACTCTGAATATGATGCTCTTCCAAAAGTATATTCAACACCTGAAATAAATATAAAAGTAACAGAAGATACAAAGTTTAAAATTATTGATGATTTAAAAGTTGCACTTCAAAATCCTCCAAGATATTTTGAACCTATCAAAGATATTATAGAAGTCGATGGTGTAAGGGTTATCTTTGATAAAGGTTGGGGATTAATAAGAGCTTCAAATACAACACCTAAACTTGTAACTAGATTTGAAGCAGATACTCAAGCCCAAGCAAAAATATATCAAGAAATATTAATGAAATTATTAAGTAGTATAGGAGAAAATTAA
- a CDS encoding glucose-6-phosphate isomerase, which translates to MNYTKNFYQIKSNVEIFEKISKERETIGYYSLPFQDTSSIKEYAKTVTQQDIVVVGIGGSSLGTYAIHKFLQHKENMKKLHFLESTDPLDLQRRTSKVDLNDTLFIIISKSGTTIETVSILKYLHSITTIDKSNTICITENDSKLNDFAIANEMKTFNIPKNVGGRFSVFSNVGLVPLAIMGLDIDRILFGCKTIYDDYFDKGEYYRTLMEKARFMVENKNKFNINVVFSYSSLLEGFNKWYVQLWGESLGKININKTKQALTPIGLIGPVDQHSFLQLIMEGKRDKTVTFIKVADFENDLVIPDISLPGLEGLDYINNIKFKNMINKQADATIEAIQNLKHIPCDVLTIEAQDEYNIGKLMYSYELLTSIVGSFVQINTYDQPGVEAGKIILKEKLR; encoded by the coding sequence ATGAATTATACTAAAAATTTCTACCAAATAAAATCAAATGTAGAGATATTTGAAAAGATATCAAAAGAAAGAGAAACAATTGGTTACTATTCTCTTCCATTTCAAGATACAAGTTCTATAAAAGAATATGCTAAAACTGTAACACAACAAGATATTGTTGTTGTTGGTATTGGTGGAAGTTCACTAGGAACTTATGCTATTCACAAATTTTTACAACATAAAGAAAATATGAAAAAACTTCACTTTTTAGAATCTACGGACCCTTTAGATTTACAAAGAAGAACAAGTAAAGTTGATTTAAATGATACACTTTTTATCATTATAAGTAAATCAGGGACTACAATAGAAACTGTAAGTATTTTAAAATATTTACATAGTATTACTACAATAGATAAATCAAATACTATTTGTATTACAGAAAATGATAGTAAACTAAATGATTTTGCAATTGCAAATGAGATGAAGACTTTTAATATACCTAAAAATGTAGGTGGAAGATTTTCAGTATTTTCAAATGTAGGATTAGTTCCTTTAGCTATTATGGGACTTGATATAGATAGAATTCTTTTTGGTTGTAAAACAATTTATGATGACTATTTTGATAAAGGTGAATATTATAGAACACTTATGGAAAAAGCTAGATTTATGGTTGAAAATAAAAATAAGTTTAATATAAATGTAGTATTTTCTTATTCATCATTACTTGAAGGTTTTAATAAATGGTACGTTCAATTATGGGGTGAGAGTTTAGGAAAAATAAATATAAATAAAACAAAACAGGCTCTAACACCAATAGGATTAATAGGACCAGTAGACCAGCATTCTTTTTTACAATTAATAATGGAAGGGAAAAGAGACAAAACTGTTACGTTTATAAAGGTAGCTGATTTTGAAAATGATTTAGTAATTCCAGATATTTCACTACCAGGATTAGAAGGTTTAGATTATATAAATAATATCAAATTTAAAAATATGATAAATAAACAAGCAGATGCAACAATAGAAGCAATACAAAATCTAAAACATATACCATGTGATGTTCTTACAATTGAAGCTCAAGATGAATATAATATTGGAAAATTAATGTATTCATATGAATTACTTACATCAATAGTAGGAAGCTTTGTACAGATTAATACATATGACCAACCTGGCGTTGAAGCTGGGAAAATTATTTTAAAAGAGAAATTAAGATAA
- a CDS encoding MotA/TolQ/ExbB proton channel family protein, with protein sequence MSIYLIITIWIFLYRYFSITALIKNEEKSLESLTSREATFSPLSALNKCANSSNSKELLYACELNIIKEASEGISWLAIISSTSPFIGLFGTVVGILESFAKFSTHSKVAFSVIAPAISEALVATAAGIFVAIFAYTFHQILVRKVYELNTYIKAQSQILIAKG encoded by the coding sequence TTGTCAATCTACTTAATCATTACAATATGGATTTTCTTATATAGATATTTTTCAATTACAGCACTAATTAAAAATGAAGAAAAATCACTAGAATCTTTAACTTCAAGAGAAGCTACCTTTTCACCTTTATCTGCATTAAATAAATGTGCAAATAGTTCAAATTCAAAAGAATTATTATATGCATGTGAATTAAATATTATTAAAGAAGCGAGTGAAGGAATTTCTTGGTTAGCTATTATCTCATCTACATCACCATTTATTGGTTTATTTGGTACAGTTGTAGGAATATTAGAATCTTTTGCAAAATTTTCTACTCATTCAAAAGTTGCTTTTTCAGTTATTGCACCAGCAATAAGTGAAGCTTTAGTTGCAACAGCTGCAGGTATTTTTGTAGCAATTTTTGCTTATACTTTTCACCAAATTTTAGTAAGAAAAGTTTATGAGTTAAATACTTATATTAAGGCTCAATCTCAAATATTAATTGCTAAAGGTTAA
- a CDS encoding 5'-methylthioadenosine/adenosylhomocysteine nucleosidase, with translation MTKLAIMGAMEEEIEPLLSHFKDVNIVEFANNKYYEVSYNGLDIVIAYSKIGKVFASLTATTMIEKFGCDTLLFSGVAGAINPTLKIGDLIIADKLCQHDLDITAFGHPNGFVPGGSVFVKTSKELRDTAIEVANENDLKVIVGTIATGDQFVHSAERKEFIESTFKADALEMEGASVAVVCDALNVPFFVLRAISDSADMDAGFDFDEFLKSSAVNSANYLIKIVEKLEK, from the coding sequence ATGACTAAACTAGCTATTATGGGAGCAATGGAAGAGGAAATAGAACCTCTTTTATCGCACTTTAAAGATGTGAATATAGTAGAATTTGCAAATAATAAATATTATGAAGTTTCGTATAATGGTTTAGATATTGTAATTGCATATTCAAAAATTGGAAAAGTATTTGCTAGTTTAACTGCTACAACTATGATTGAAAAATTTGGCTGTGATACTTTATTATTTTCAGGTGTTGCAGGTGCTATTAATCCTACACTTAAAATAGGTGATTTAATCATTGCTGATAAATTATGTCAACATGATTTAGATATTACTGCTTTTGGTCATCCAAATGGTTTTGTTCCAGGTGGAAGCGTATTTGTAAAAACATCTAAAGAGTTAAGAGATACTGCTATAGAAGTTGCAAATGAAAATGATTTAAAAGTTATTGTTGGTACTATTGCTACAGGTGATCAATTCGTACATTCTGCTGAGCGAAAAGAGTTTATAGAATCTACTTTTAAAGCTGATGCTCTAGAAATGGAAGGTGCAAGTGTTGCTGTTGTTTGTGATGCTTTAAATGTACCATTTTTTGTATTACGTGCTATTTCTGATAGTGCTGATATGGATGCTGGATTTGATTTCGATGAGTTTTTAAAATCAAGTGCTGTTAACTCTGCAAACTATCTAATTAAAATAGTTGAAAAGCTAGAAAAATAA
- a CDS encoding FKBP-type peptidyl-prolyl cis-trans isomerase, whose product MSNKVIGIEYNLKDAKTGEQLDSNLGAAPLEFITGKGQIIPGLEAKVETMTANESADVLVEPKDGYGEYNEEAIQTLPTEQFAGIELAEGMSLYGTGEQGETVQVLVKSFDDKEVTIDYNHPMAGRTLMFSVTILSLRDASEEEVQTGVVGGMAAMGGGCCGGGSSDESAPQSGGCGCH is encoded by the coding sequence ATGTCAAATAAAGTTATTGGAATAGAATACAATTTAAAAGATGCTAAAACAGGTGAGCAATTAGACTCAAATCTTGGTGCAGCACCTTTAGAATTTATTACAGGAAAAGGTCAAATTATCCCAGGTTTAGAAGCAAAAGTTGAAACAATGACTGCAAATGAATCTGCTGATGTATTAGTTGAACCAAAAGATGGTTACGGTGAATATAATGAAGAAGCTATTCAAACATTACCAACTGAACAATTTGCTGGTATTGAATTAGCTGAAGGTATGTCATTATATGGAACTGGTGAACAAGGTGAAACTGTTCAAGTTCTTGTAAAATCTTTTGATGATAAAGAAGTTACAATTGATTATAATCACCCAATGGCTGGAAGAACTTTAATGTTCTCAGTTACAATTCTTTCTTTAAGAGATGCTAGTGAAGAAGAAGTTCAAACTGGTGTTGTTGGTGGAATGGCTGCTATGGGTGGTGGTTGTTGTGGTGGAGGAAGTTCTGATGAATCTGCACCTCAATCTGGTGGTTGTGGTTGTCATTAA
- the atpC gene encoding ATP synthase F1 subunit epsilon, with protein MDTIKLSIVTPNGEIFNDDVKTVTLPGKEGEFGVLPGHSSLVSSLTVGVIIIEKADSTEAVAINWGHVKVDEKSVDVLADGAIALTSGEDSKIAKNIEAARKLVNSVKDSNVSVASVEAKINSFA; from the coding sequence ATGGATACAATTAAACTATCAATAGTTACACCTAATGGAGAAATTTTTAATGATGATGTAAAAACCGTAACTCTTCCTGGAAAAGAGGGAGAGTTCGGAGTTTTACCTGGACACTCATCATTAGTTTCTTCACTAACAGTTGGTGTAATTATTATTGAAAAAGCTGACTCTACTGAAGCTGTTGCCATTAACTGGGGACATGTTAAAGTAGATGAAAAATCGGTTGATGTTCTAGCAGATGGTGCAATTGCACTAACTTCTGGAGAAGATTCAAAGATTGCTAAAAATATTGAAGCTGCAAGAAAATTAGTTAATTCTGTTAAAGATTCTAATGTTTCAGTTGCCTCAGTTGAAGCAAAAATAAACTCATTCGCATAA
- a CDS encoding biopolymer transporter ExbD, translated as MLVLLAILMVTAPSIEFEEPINLPTGSKSKQVSDFKKIDIFITKDRIVIINKKKYEINNFPDSFLLFVNGKDKNTPVHIRADKTLQYDDIIFVLKSVKESGFFKVALVTDG; from the coding sequence ATGTTAGTACTTCTAGCTATTTTAATGGTAACTGCACCATCAATAGAGTTTGAAGAACCAATAAATCTTCCAACAGGAAGTAAATCAAAACAAGTTTCAGATTTTAAAAAGATAGATATATTTATTACAAAAGATAGAATTGTAATTATTAATAAAAAGAAATATGAAATCAATAATTTCCCAGATAGTTTTTTATTATTTGTTAATGGTAAGGACAAAAATACGCCCGTGCATATTAGAGCTGATAAAACATTACAATATGATGATATTATATTTGTTTTAAAATCGGTAAAAGAATCTGGATTTTTTAAAGTTGCTTTAGTAACTGATGGTTAA
- a CDS encoding OmpA family protein: MKKISIYSLVVASVLLTTGCSEKNVDMAVDNTPKQVVDNSSESALNTIPDTTINEITDGSFSMAGEADNGVYYIINGKKVLIENVYFGFDKYDLTTSMKDVVMTNANKLSAVNPSSTVKVTGNTDEWGTDEYNYALGLKRAKVVKDVLINNGVNANISLVTLGESNPACTAKTTACWQKNRRVEHALIK, translated from the coding sequence ATGAAAAAAATTAGTATTTACTCTTTAGTAGTGGCGTCTGTTTTATTAACAACAGGTTGTAGTGAAAAAAATGTTGATATGGCTGTAGACAATACACCAAAACAAGTTGTTGACAATAGTTCTGAATCAGCTTTAAACACTATTCCTGATACAACAATTAATGAAATTACTGATGGTTCATTTTCAATGGCTGGTGAAGCTGACAATGGAGTTTATTATATTATAAACGGTAAAAAAGTGTTAATTGAGAATGTATATTTTGGATTTGATAAGTATGATTTAACAACTTCTATGAAAGATGTTGTAATGACAAATGCAAATAAGTTATCTGCTGTAAATCCTAGTTCAACTGTAAAAGTTACTGGAAATACAGATGAGTGGGGAACTGATGAGTACAATTATGCATTAGGATTAAAAAGAGCTAAAGTTGTAAAAGATGTATTAATTAATAATGGTGTTAATGCTAATATCTCTTTAGTTACATTAGGTGAAAGTAATCCAGCTTGTACTGCTAAAACAACTGCTTGTTGGCAAAAGAACAGAAGAGTAGAGCACGCTCTTATTAAATAA
- a CDS encoding TonB C-terminal domain-containing protein produces the protein MQKKSSFLISGIISFSFYIFICFLVIYYVSKPPVKKYATKINTTVLELDVIVEKSDKKRIEKKEDIKKEKEEVVEIKKSASKAAEKKPDLKSLFANVKTKTKKVAKKEINKVEKSIDPKRFKSKFEKQKKSSNIKLDKLLNDKKTTTNVRSSSKSKSKESDEYFSEVSALLDAWVPLVRDDNVKATILVSISANGTFDYKFEKYSGNTDFDISLKAFLEEQKSITYPKPKLGKPITIEVEYKTKG, from the coding sequence ATGCAAAAAAAATCCTCTTTTTTAATCTCAGGAATAATATCTTTTTCTTTTTACATTTTTATTTGTTTCTTAGTTATTTACTATGTTTCAAAACCTCCCGTAAAAAAATATGCAACTAAAATAAATACTACCGTTTTAGAACTTGATGTAATAGTAGAAAAAAGCGATAAGAAAAGAATAGAAAAAAAAGAAGATATAAAAAAAGAAAAAGAAGAAGTAGTTGAAATAAAAAAGTCAGCGTCAAAAGCAGCAGAAAAAAAACCTGATCTAAAGTCATTATTTGCTAATGTTAAAACAAAAACAAAGAAAGTAGCAAAAAAAGAAATTAATAAGGTTGAAAAATCAATTGATCCTAAGAGATTTAAATCAAAATTTGAAAAACAAAAAAAATCTTCTAATATAAAATTAGATAAATTATTAAATGATAAAAAAACTACAACAAATGTTAGAAGTTCAAGTAAGAGTAAAAGTAAAGAAAGTGATGAATACTTTTCTGAGGTTTCGGCATTATTAGATGCTTGGGTTCCTTTAGTAAGAGATGATAATGTTAAGGCAACTATTCTTGTTAGTATTAGTGCAAATGGAACTTTTGATTATAAGTTTGAAAAATATTCAGGAAATACTGATTTTGATATTTCATTAAAAGCTTTTTTAGAAGAACAAAAAAGTATAACGTACCCCAAACCAAAACTTGGTAAACCTATAACTATTGAAGTTGAATATAAAACAAAAGGATAA
- the galU gene encoding UTP--glucose-1-phosphate uridylyltransferase GalU: MIKKCLFPAAGYGTRFLPATKATPKEMLPVLTKPLIQYGVEEAIEAGMTTMAIVTGRGKRAIEDHFDISYELEHQIKGTSKEPLLTEIREVINRCTFSYTRQIEMKGLGHAILTGGETLIGNEPFAVILADDLCDAKKGVLSQMCELYKKYHCSIVAIEEVPKEETYKYGVIDGKEIEPGIFMIKDMVEKPDPKDAPSNLAIIGRYILTPDIFDIIKATKPGKSGEIQITDALLTQAKKGMVLAFKFKGERFDCGSIDGFVKATNHFYKKNKE, translated from the coding sequence ATGATAAAAAAATGTTTATTCCCAGCAGCAGGATATGGTACGAGATTTTTACCTGCTACTAAAGCTACACCAAAAGAAATGCTACCAGTTCTAACTAAACCTTTAATTCAATATGGAGTTGAAGAAGCTATTGAAGCTGGAATGACTACAATGGCAATAGTAACAGGTCGTGGTAAAAGAGCAATAGAAGATCACTTCGATATTTCTTACGAGTTAGAGCACCAAATTAAAGGTACAAGTAAAGAACCTCTTTTAACTGAAATTAGAGAAGTTATTAATAGGTGTACTTTTTCATATACTAGACAAATAGAAATGAAAGGTTTAGGACATGCTATTCTTACAGGTGGTGAGACTTTAATAGGAAATGAACCCTTTGCAGTAATTTTAGCAGATGATTTATGTGATGCAAAAAAAGGTGTCTTATCACAAATGTGTGAACTTTATAAGAAATATCATTGTTCAATAGTTGCTATTGAAGAAGTACCAAAAGAAGAAACATATAAATATGGTGTAATAGATGGTAAAGAAATTGAACCAGGAATTTTTATGATAAAAGATATGGTAGAAAAACCAGATCCCAAAGATGCTCCATCAAATTTAGCTATTATAGGAAGGTACATCTTAACTCCTGATATTTTTGATATTATTAAAGCTACAAAACCTGGGAAAAGTGGTGAAATCCAGATAACTGATGCACTACTTACTCAAGCAAAAAAAGGTATGGTATTAGCTTTTAAATTTAAGGGAGAGAGATTTGATTGTGGTAGTATTGATGGCTTTGTAAAAGCAACTAACCATTTTTATAAAAAAAATAAGGAATAA
- the tolB gene encoding Tol-Pal system protein TolB: MKKILLITLLMISTLFAAVDAKLEIVKKANTLPKILISIASDTSEISTLTKIKDLLSKDLEITGHFEILNIQNIIRYDDLPDINTLSNEGVDLFLNISATKDTSGAYSLRTKLYDINAQAMILEKSFTSSRENRYPFLAHRTTISINDYFKAPSVKWMDRFVIYSVYKGAGKSDIMIADYTLTYKKTIVSGGLNIFPKWASPKQRSIYYTSYNYSKPTLVKLNIFNRDKKIIMSSDGMIVCSDVNHDGSKLLITASPNGQPDIYSYSVNTGNKTRITTYSGIDVGGQFIEDDKKIVFVSDRLGSPNIFAKNINSRGVEKLVYHSNNNSSATAFKDNIVYVSKDKNNELGNRSFNLYLMSTKSDNLKRLTSSGTNQFPKFSADGESLLFMKTFNGRSSIGIVRLNFNKSYLFPSNNGRIQSIDW, encoded by the coding sequence ATGAAAAAAATATTATTAATTACACTATTAATGATAAGCACATTATTTGCAGCAGTTGATGCAAAACTTGAGATTGTTAAAAAAGCTAATACATTACCGAAAATTCTTATTTCTATAGCGAGTGATACTTCTGAAATTAGTACACTTACAAAAATTAAAGATTTGCTTTCTAAAGATTTAGAAATAACTGGACATTTTGAAATATTAAATATTCAAAATATTATAAGATATGATGATTTACCTGATATTAATACCTTATCAAATGAAGGTGTAGATTTATTTCTAAATATATCTGCTACAAAAGATACCTCAGGTGCTTATAGTTTACGTACAAAATTATATGATATCAATGCTCAGGCTATGATTTTAGAAAAGAGTTTTACTTCATCAAGAGAAAATAGATATCCTTTTTTAGCTCATAGAACTACAATATCTATTAACGATTATTTTAAAGCTCCAAGCGTAAAATGGATGGATAGATTTGTTATATATTCTGTATATAAAGGTGCAGGTAAATCTGATATTATGATTGCAGATTATACATTAACATATAAAAAAACAATTGTAAGTGGTGGTTTAAATATTTTCCCAAAATGGGCAAGTCCTAAACAAAGAAGTATTTATTATACATCATATAACTATTCTAAACCAACTTTAGTTAAATTAAATATTTTTAATAGAGATAAAAAAATTATTATGAGTTCAGATGGTATGATTGTTTGTTCTGATGTAAATCATGATGGTTCAAAATTATTAATTACTGCTTCTCCAAATGGACAACCAGATATTTATTCTTATTCTGTAAATACAGGTAATAAAACTAGAATTACAACATATAGTGGTATTGATGTTGGTGGACAATTTATTGAAGATGATAAAAAAATTGTATTTGTTTCAGATAGACTTGGTAGTCCAAATATTTTCGCAAAGAATATTAATTCTAGAGGTGTTGAAAAATTAGTTTATCATAGTAATAATAATTCTTCAGCAACAGCTTTTAAGGATAATATTGTTTATGTAAGTAAAGATAAAAATAATGAATTAGGAAATAGATCTTTTAATTTGTATTTAATGTCTACAAAATCAGATAATTTAAAAAGATTAACTTCAAGTGGTACAAATCAATTCCCAAAATTCTCAGCAGATGGTGAATCACTTTTATTTATGAAAACATTTAATGGTAGAAGTTCTATTGGAATTGTAAGGTTAAATTTTAACAAATCTTATTTATTTCCATCTAATAATGGTAGAATTCAATCAATTGATTGGTAA
- the fabD gene encoding ACP S-malonyltransferase: MKKVAFIFPGQGSQSIGMGKDFFENSDIAKDMISKASKRLGVNFEELLFTENDNLGKTEFTQPAILLVSSIANAIFKDRYNIEPEFVLGHSLGEFSALVSAGGLDYLDAIELVHRRGLFMVDACSGGGAGMMALVGLDDKVVEDICVVQRKEGKQVWPANYNMDGQLVLAGLKADLESLVDTFKAAGAKRAIVLDMSVASHCELLTAAVENLKPYLEEYLKDEFSPVISNVTAESYTTKDDAIELLSSQLTSPVKYKQSILANTNVDAFIEFGNGAVLKGLNRKICKAIPTLNVSDFASLEKTIEALND, translated from the coding sequence ATGAAAAAAGTTGCTTTTATTTTTCCAGGACAAGGTTCACAATCTATAGGAATGGGAAAAGATTTTTTTGAAAATAGTGATATTGCTAAAGATATGATTTCTAAAGCAAGTAAGCGATTGGGAGTTAATTTCGAAGAATTATTATTTACAGAAAATGACAACTTAGGTAAAACTGAATTTACACAACCTGCAATTTTGTTAGTTTCTTCAATTGCAAATGCTATTTTTAAAGATAGATATAATATAGAACCTGAATTTGTTTTAGGACATTCATTAGGTGAATTTTCTGCCTTAGTATCAGCTGGTGGACTTGATTATTTAGATGCAATTGAATTAGTACATAGACGTGGTTTATTTATGGTTGATGCTTGTTCAGGTGGTGGTGCTGGAATGATGGCATTAGTTGGACTTGATGATAAAGTTGTTGAAGATATTTGTGTAGTACAAAGAAAAGAAGGTAAACAAGTTTGGCCAGCAAATTATAATATGGATGGACAACTTGTTCTTGCGGGTCTTAAAGCTGATTTAGAATCACTTGTAGATACATTTAAAGCAGCAGGTGCAAAAAGAGCAATTGTTTTAGATATGTCTGTAGCTTCTCATTGTGAGCTATTAACAGCTGCTGTTGAAAACTTAAAACCATACTTAGAAGAGTATTTAAAAGACGAATTTTCACCTGTTATTTCAAATGTAACAGCTGAAAGTTATACTACTAAAGATGATGCAATTGAATTATTATCATCTCAACTTACGTCACCTGTTAAATACAAACAATCAATTTTAGCAAATACAAATGTAGATGCATTTATTGAATTTGGAAATGGTGCTGTTTTAAAAGGTTTAAATAGAAAAATTTGTAAAGCAATTCCTACTTTAAACGTAAGTGATTTTGCATCACTGGAAAAAACAATAGAGGCTTTAAATGACTAA